Sequence from the Canis lupus baileyi chromosome 24, mCanLup2.hap1, whole genome shotgun sequence genome:
GGCAGAGGACAGAATATTTCCTTTAACCCTTCAGCAGAGCAAAACACCAGTATATGCATTATGTGAGGAACCACAGGACTGGGGGGGCCAACCACAGAAATTAACATGGAATTTACTCTGTGGAGGAAAATGTAGAGGTTTTAGAGTCACCTGGATTTGAGTCTTATTGAATCACACTTTtgtattttgggtttttgtttttgtaaattattaatagaaataaCAGTTGGGAAAGCTGTGTAAATTTCCAAGAGTCCTACTCTATACCCATATTCAGTTTACAGAGGATTTGTGGCATAGTAATAATATTTCCCCAAAACTAAGAAGTAGGCCATAAATACAGGGAGAACCTGAAAGAGCCAGTTGCCTGCTTTACTATCTTTATTCAAGGGTATTCAAAGTCCATCACAACGGAGCTGAATCTAAGACTCTCAATGACTCTTAAAAACTGCCATGTCCCATTTCAGCTGGAGGTCAGAGCAGAGTTCAAGATaagagattcaaaaaaaaaaaggcttctctCTGAGGGCACATCTGCAATGTGCATGTTTCTCTGCTCATCTCCTTCCTGAGATACCTGATGATGGCAATCtagaaaacttcccaaatcaCCTAGCCGGGACACATATGCCCCAGGAGGAGCTGACAGTAGCTCCAGTTACCGACAATCACTTGggaattaattcattcaaattaCAATCTTAGTAAATTTCAGGTCTTTAGTTTGGGTATTAAACccctttgggacacctgggtggctcagtggttgaacatctgccttcagctcaggtcatgatccgggggtcctgggatcgagtcctgcagggagcctgcttctccctctgcctgtctctgcctctctttcatggataaataaaatctttaaaaataaataaacctcttcAACTTCACACGTTTCACTGAATATCCTCACAGACTTGAAACTCTACTGCTTCCCTAGTTACTTTATTTAGTCTAGCAGCCTAAGGATGATTTAGCATCAAGAACACCCACTCTGGCTCCATGCTGCCTGCATTTCTTTATTCTGGATTCTGCTGTTAGTTgcctgaccttgggcaaattactgaaCTTTAGGCTTCAGTTCCCTCCTCTGTGAAATAGGGTAAGAAGCCTgtcctgaggattaaatgacttgataaaaataaagtacttagaaGGGTGCCCGGCAGGCCCATCggaaaacactgaaaatttgAGTATTTGCAATTGCCGAGCACCTACCATCCCCAAGGCATCCTAGTCACTCTATTCCTGCATCTCAACAAACTTGCATCTTGGTATTAGCGAAGAATTTTGCTGGCCTAATTCTTGTGTAACGGGAAATGGCCAACACGCATGCCCACCCTGGACTTTGGGccgcacgcgcgcgcacacacacacacacacacacacacgagttgTTTCTGGGTTTACCAGTTCACTATTTCAACAACGTAATGAGCACCTCATGTGCCAGACGCTGGGATGTGACAAAGAAATAGaaccttgggggatccctgggtggcgcagcggtttggcgcctgcctttggcccagggcgcggtcctggagacccgggatcgaatcccacgtcgggctcccggtgcatggagcctgcttctccctctgcctgtgtctctgcctctctctctctctcactgtgtgcctatcataaataaataaaagttaaaaaaaaaaaaagaaatagaaccttGGGCCTTTGCTCTCAAGGAGCTCGGAAGGCTGATCCAGGGATTGCGTCTGTAATAAAGCAAGGAGGATTTAAGGAGAATGAAGCAATGTGTTCGTCAGGACCCCGCTGCACGTACTGTTTCCTCTGGTCTGGTGAACTCTCTCATTAGGCGACTTCACTGCGTCACGACAGCAGATTCCCACCGGGTCTTGAGGAATTTCCTGTGGAGACGAGGTGAGAGGTCAGGTGACTGAGGCGGCACGGCGGCCTCGCGGCAGGGGTGACAGCggggacggcgggggggggggggcacccgaGCTCTGCAGCTGCCCTGCGGACTCCTGACAAGCCACTGAGCCGCCACAGGTCGGTTTCGCCTTCGTGACACTGACGGCCTGCTGGAGGCTCTCCCAGGGACGACACTGCTGGGCTCGTGGACGCCGGAGCCCATCTCCGGATCGGCCTCCGGGGACCCCACGCTCGGGAACCCAGGGCGGCCTTTCACGTCCCGGGTCTGTTTGCTCACCTGCAAACCGGAGCAGTTTGGCTCCTTAAACCACCGTGAACCTTAAGAACGTGTATGAACCACTTTACTCAACATTACACTAAAAGCGAGAGCCCGCAAGAaccagccccccccacccccacccccacccccggccctccgCACTTTCTGTCGGAGGACTTCCGCCTTCCAGCGGGACGGCGCCCCGCCCTGCGTCACCTTTCCTTTAAAGCACGCGGGCCGAAGCCCCGCCCACTACGGAGAGCGAAGGGGGCTCCGGCGGGGGCCGGTCCGTGGCCTCTTCCGCCAGACCTTACCAGTCGCCGGCCCGGCACAGGTAAAGCTAAAGGCGAGGGGTGCCCAGGGAAGGCGGGGCCTGCGGCGGGAAGACGTGGGCTTCGGCACAGGCCTGCGAGAACGCGGCTTGGCGCTCGGCTCAGTCCCTGGAAGGGCAGTGCCGCCCCTGGCGCCGGCCGGAGCGCGGAGGGGTGCCGCAGACCGTGCCGCGGGGTCGGGGCTTCGGCCGGGCTCTCGAGCCGTCCGTGAGTCCGGGATGCTGCCGGTGCCGCCGGGAAGCGCGGGCCCTAGCCCTGGCGCCGGTCCCCCGTgaccccgcgcgccccgccccgccgtcGCGGCGTACGCAGgggcacgcacgcacgcacgctcGCCGGCCGTCCCACGCCCCCGCTGGCTTCCTGGTGTGGGCGTGGCCGCGGCTCCTCGCGACCGGGTTCCGGGAGGAAGCatcgcggggcggggcgcggcgtgTGCCGCGGGCAAGGTTGCTCAGCGATGGCGGGGTTTCCTCTTCCCCTGCGTATCATTAGCAAGGCTCCTGTGGCGTAAGACCCTCGAGAGGAGTAAATAATCTTTGCTACTGAAAAGCCGCAGTTCCACGTCCGTGTAACGAAAGGCTTCGGCCTCAGGGAGGGCAGAGCGCAGGGGCGTCCGACCTGGCGGCGGCTGCGCTGTGCGTGGGACGGTGCAGTGAGGGGCGCTTCAGACAGCTCGCCGTCGGCGTCGGCGGAGGGACGGCGCGAGAACCGCAGACCTGTGGTTGTAGGTGCTAGTGGCAAAGCGAGCCTGTGTGAGCATGGGATGTGCGAGCGTTAATGCCCAGCTCAGCACACTGAGGAGCGGGCCGGGGAAGGAGGCGCCGCTCGGCTCAGTTCGCACCAGGAGCGCCCGGAGAAAGGGAGCCCGAGGCCGCCGCCTGGCGCGTCCCCGCCCGAGGGAGGAGCCTGCAGAGGTGGCGCGAGCCTCCGGGCTTCGTGGAAGATGCCGGCGTGTACCCGAGGGCAGTTTTAGGGAGGGGAGAGGCGGGGAGCGGGGTACACGCCGCCAGCCGGGGTGGCGGCAGCCGTGGGGATGGGGCGGCCTGCTTGGATTTGAGAGGAATTAGTAAAATTCACGAGACGTGGTGTTGGATTAGCGAGGAGGGTGACGGAGAGCAGAAACGCAAGGGTGTTTCTCTGCACCGGCTGTGGTGCGAGGCACCGAGATAGCAAATTCTAGAAGAGCAAATGACGGCGTGGAAGGTTGACGTGCAGGAATGACCCCAACGTTAATATTCAGTCTGTAGCTCTggatttaaaagcttttttttttttttttaaataatatttcctgGACAGTCATTAAGCTATTTCAGTAAAATCagtaaaatagctaaaatatacAATAAGTTAGgatttttatagataaggaaatacGGTTAAGTAATTGGCCACAGATACATGTTGGCTTTTTCCAGTGTTGTCAATCGGTGTACGGCTCTTAAAAGGCCAACCTGAGTATGGAGACTATCTGTACCCCTTGTGGGGGGAAGAGCAAAACCCGAGCCCAGCGAGAGCAAGCAGCGTGAAGGCCCCGCCCGCGGGTCGGGGCGCTGCTGTTGAGGCTGCGGAGCACACTGCAGCGGGCAGATGGGCCCTTGGCCAGTTGTGGGCAGAAGCAAGGACCTTGTGAAACTGCTTTGAAAGGTGTAAGAGAGGATTCTTAAGTCCTAGGAACTGGCAAAATTAGTTTCACAAATATTTAGTCCGCTAGAATCTATGTAACTTTGATCCAACCCCCTTGGGAACCACAAATAACAGTAAGTATGAGCTTGTGAACATGAGCgataaaggaaagaagagtggTGAGCGTGCAAGCAATTTAATTTCTTATAGGATAGGACTCCCTCATAACCACATATTTAAATCATATTCCAAGAAGTTTCATTACAAATACACTATCAGTACCTCCTGAAGAGGTACTATAAAAGGTAATGCaaaataatgtatctttttttttatttcaaaataatgtatCATAAGGGGATTGCAGCTGTCCTTCGGAGCAGTTCGGAGCAGTAATCATTTGATCACTTTTTTTccttgtacaagaatgttcatagcaactttattcataattgccaaaaactagGAACATTCTAAACTGTTCATCGTCACCAGAAAACTGGGTTTAAACTTTGTAGTATATTCATATGCTGGGACAGTTCTcagaaatagaaaggaacaaACTAACGATCCATGCAACAAAAACACACTAAGATTCCTTACAACAAAGAATACATACtgcttgattccatttatatgaaatctgAGAACAGACTGTGATGGAAAAATATCAGAACAGCAGTTGCCTctggatggggatggggatggagacCGACTTGGAAGAGGCATGAGAGAACTTTCTGGAGTGATGGTAATATTCTACATGTTGACAGGAGTTTTGGTTACAGAGGTGTTTGT
This genomic interval carries:
- the LOC140615783 gene encoding uncharacterized protein, producing the protein MLPPGTRSRGAAATPTPGSQRGRGTAGERACVRAPAYAATAGRGARGHGGPAPGLGPALPGGTGSIPDSRTAREPGRSPDPAARSAAPLRAPAGARGGTALPGTEPSAKPRSRRPVPKPTSSRRRPRLPWAPLAFSFTCAGPATGEQTDPGRERPPWVPERGVPGGRSGDGLRRPRAQQCRPWESLQQAVSVTKAKPTCGGSVACQESAGQLQSSGNSSRPGGNLLS